Within Paenibacillus albicereus, the genomic segment CGATGCTCTGCATCTTCATTGGGCCATACCCGATGTCTGCACGACGAATACTTCGCTCAGATGGTCGAAGTCCGCCGACAGCTTGATGCTCGCGACGCGCGTCAGCCCGATGTCGCTGTCCTGGGTGCTCTCGACCGTGCCGATGACCATCCCGCGCGGAAAGACGTTGCCGAGGCCCGAGGTGATGACGGTATCATCCTTCTTGATCGGGTCGTCCGCCGCGATCTTGGTCATGAGGATCCGCTGCGTCTCGGAGTTGTAGCCGGAAAGGATGCCGAACGACTGATTCTGCTTGCCGAGCACCGTCGCCGAGATGCCGGATTCCTCGGAATTGAGGCTCGTGATCGGCATGACGGTCGACGTCAGCTCCGACACCTTGCTTACATAGCCGATCATGCCCTTTTCGGAGATGACGGCCATCCGCTCGCGGATGCCCTCGCGGGCGCCGAGATTGATCGTCATCGTCCGGTTGTAGGCGTCCGGACTGACCGCCACGACCTGGGCGATCAGATAGGTATAATCGTAGATCTTCTTCTGCTCCTCGGTGAACTTGAGCTTCTCCTGCAGGCGCTCGTTCTCCTGCTGGATCGCATTGTACTCCACCTTGTCGCGCGCGTAGGCCGCTGCCGTCATGCGCAGCCGGTCATTCTCTTCGTACACCTTTCGCAGATCGCCGACAGCCTGGAACAAGCCCGCTATGTAGCCAGCGGGCTTGTAGAACCATTGCTGCACGTAGCCGGTCGTATCGCGCAGGAACTTCTCCGGCGCCGTCAGCCCCGCCTTGGAGCTGATGGAGAAGCCGATGACCGCGATGAAGAGAATGAAGCTGACCATGAGGACGAAGAGCCGCCTGTTCCGCAAATGCTTAAACATGGGTCCACCCGCCCGTCTTATTCAGCTCCGCTCGCGCGTTATCGCTTCGACCGCGAGCCGCCTTTGGTCTTGAAAAGATGAATGTTCTCCAGCGCGCGGCCTGTGCCGATCGCGACGCAGTCCAGCGGATTCTCCGCGACGATGACCGGCATGCCGGTCTCGCGCGAGAGCAGCTTGTCCAGGTTGCGCAGCAAAGCTCCGCCTCCGGTCAGCACGATGCCGCGGTCCATGATGTCCGCGGACAGCTCCGGCGGGCATTTTTCCAGCGTGATCTTGACGGCGTCGACGATCGCCGAGATGGTATCGGCCAGCGCCTCGGTAATTTCCTCGGACGTGATGGACAGCGTTTTGGGCAGTCCCGTCACGAGATCGCGGCCGCGGATCTCCATCGTCACCGGCTGCTCGAGCGGCATGGCCGAGCCGATCTCCATCTTGAGCTGCTCGGCCGTGCGCTCGCCGATCATGAGGTTGTACAGACGCTTGATATATTGGATGATCGCCTCGTCCATCTCATCGCCCGCGATGCGGACGGAGCGGCTCGTGACGATGCCGCCGAGCGAGATGACGGCGACCTCGGTCGTGCCGCCGCCGATGTCGACGACCATGCTGCCGGTCGGCTCCCATACGGGCAGATCGGCTCCGATCGCAGCCGCGAACGGCTCCTCGATCGTGTAGGCGTCACGGGCTCCGGCCTGGCGCGTCGCGTCCTCGACGGCCCGCTTCTCGACGGACGTGATGCCGGAAGGGACGCATACCATCACGTTGGGATGGCGCGGGAACAGCGAGCGCTGCTTCTGCGCCTGGCGGATGAAGTATTTGATCATCGTGGCCGTCGTTTCGAAATCGGCGATGACGCCGTCCTTCATCGGACGGATGGCGCGGATGTTGCCCGGCGTGCGGCCGATCATCTTCTTGGCATGCTCGCCTACGGCCTCGATCGTTTTTGTATCGGTACGAAGGGCGACCACGGACGGCTCCCTGACGGCGATTCCTTTTCCTCTTACGTAGACCAGCGTATTGGCTGTGCCAAGGTCAATCCCCAAATCCTTTGAAACTCCGAACATCGTACTACTCCCTTCTAAAATGCGGCAATCCTATTCATTATATTACATGAAGCCTCGTTCCTTCAAACTGATAAAGCGTCCGTCTCCGATGACAATATGATCCAGGACGTCGATGCCGACCAGCTCCCCGGCCTCCTGCAGGCGCGCCGTCAGCGCCCGGTCCTCCGCGCTCGGCGTCGGATCGCCGCTCGGGTGGTTGTGGGCGCAGATGAGCGAGGCGCTGCCGTGGCGGATCGCCGCTCGGAACACTTCGCGCGGATGGACGAGCGAGGCGTTGAGCGTGCCGACGGACAGCGTCTCGCGGGCGACGATGTGGTTTTTCGTATTCAGGAACAGGCAGACGAAATGCTCCACCTGGAGATAGCGGAGATCTTCCATCAAAACCTCGGCGGCGTCCTCGGGACGCCGCACGGCGATCGTCTCCTCGCGGCGGCTGCGCGCCAGACGGCGGCCGAGCTCGATGCCCGCGCGGATCTGCAGCGCCTTGGCCGGTCCGATGCCTTTGATGCGGGTCAGATCGCCGTGGCCCATGTCCACGAGCCCGCGCAGGCTCCCGGACTGCTGCAGGATGCGCGAGGCCAGATGCACGGCCGTCTCGCTGGAGGAGCCTGTCCGCAGCAGGATGGCGAGCAGCTCCGCGTGGCTGAGCGCTTCCGCCCCGTGCTGCAGCATCCGCTCCCGGGGACGCTCCTCCTCGGGCCATTGTTTGAGAGAAACCGAATCCGACATCGTTCGACGACCGCCTTTGCGCTGGGTTTACCTTAGTTTACCATCCTTTTCGGGCATTATCTCCTCTCCTTTTTCGAGAAATCTCGAGCTTCGTCTATTCCCTGACGAATGAAGCAATGAAAAAGTCCATCTCCGGATGGAGATGGACGAAAAAAAAGGACCTGCGGCCGAATCGGCTCCCCGGCGCCGGCCTATCCCTGAACCGTGCCGGCTTGGAAAGGCCGGCTCCCGTCGATGGAGCAGCCAGCAACCAGTTGCCGGCTCAAGGATCTCGCAGCTGGAGCGGGTCGAGTCCGAAGGACTTCAGCAGCTCGTAGAGCAGATTGAGCGGCAAGCCCATGATGCTGTAGAAGTCGCCTTCGATCTTCTCGATCAGCACGCTGCCGAGACCTTGGATGCCGTAGCTGCCCGCCTTGTCGAGCGGATCGCCGGATGCGACGTAGGCCGCGATCTGCGCCTCCCCGAGCTCGCGAAAGCGGACCTTGCTGCGGGTGTAGCCGCAGGCCGCGATGGCTGGGCCGCCGGGAGCGGCCACGCGGTAGTCTCCGATGCCGCCGAACCGCTGCCGCTCCCCCCAGACGGCGTCGGACGCAAGCGCCGAGGCCGCGCCGGCCGGCGGAAAGGCAGGCGGCAGCTCCGTCGCGACGGCCGGCACGGGACCGCCGGTCGCGAGCAGCGCGACGCCGCTGTACACCTCATGGACGCGTCCGCTCAGGCGGCGCAGCGTGAGGCGAGCCTCCTCGGCGTCGACCGGCTTGCCGAGCACTTCCCCGTCCAGCACGACGATCGTGTCGCCGCCAAGCACGAGAGCGCGGCCGCCGCTGCCCTCGATACGAAGCGCGGCAGCCATGGCCTTGCGCAGGGCCAGCTCCGCGACGATCTCATGTGGCCGCAGCTCCGGGCCGACCGACTCGTCCGCATCGGTGGCCAGCACCTCCAGCGGGATCGGCAGCCGCAGCGCGGCAGCCAGCTCCCGCCTTCGCGGCGAGGACGAGGCGAGCACGAGCCGCTGCGGCAGGTTGTTTTCGTTCATTCGCTAGCACTCCTCCAAACGGTATGTCGAAATGAAAGGCTACAGCTTGCGGTACAGCAGCAGCGCCAGCACGAGGCAGACAAGGCTGACGACGCTGAAATTCAGCGTCAGGTCCAGCTCGTAGCGCAGCACGCCGAGATCGGCGGCCGGCCTCCAGTTCAGCTCCGCGGAGCGCGTCAGCTGCGCCAGCGCCGGAACTTCCTTGAGCCAGCGGTCGGCCAGCGCCCCGGCGAGCAGGCCGAGCGCGCCGAACAGCAGCAGCGTCCATCCGTTCTTCTTCATCACGTCCGCGCCCTCTCCCGTCCGAAATTCTCGTCCCATTATAAGGGAAGCGGGCGCCGGGAGCAACGGGCCTCAGCCGGGGAGCGCGGCCTCCCGAAGCTCCAGCTGCGCCAGCGCGGCGGCGGTCAGCTGCGCCTGGACCGCCCATAGGGTTGCCGCCTTCGGCGACCCTTCATATGCCTTCAGCTCCGCGCCGGCTTGCCGCAGCGCATCGGCCAGCGCTCCGGCCGAACCCTGCATGGGCTTGCCGGACCAGTTCGGCCCGGCGTCTGCCGCCGTCTTGAGCCATTCGTCCAGCCGCTTGGTCCAATCCGCGCGGCTCGCGGCGTCCGATTTCGCGGCATCCCCCGCCAGCAGCGCCGCCGTTTGTCCGGCCAGGTCGCCGATCAGGCCCGAGGCGCCCTCGTCATAGGCGTTCAGCTGGTCGGCCGTGCCAGCGAAAGCCAGCTCCGGCACGCTCGGCAGCTTCAATCCTTTGAGATAGACCTCGGTGCCTGTCATGCCGCCGGCCAGCTGCTCGGCTTGCGCGCGGCTGCCCGCGACGCCCGCATAAACGCGATAGTCGCCGTCATGGCGCAGCGCGGACGCCAAGCCGGCCTTCTTCAGCTCCGCCGCAGCGGCTTCGGCGCTCGCCTTGGACGAGAACACGCCGTATTGGAGCAGCTGATACGTCCGCTCCGGCCAGCCGGCCGCCACGCTTCGGACCGTCGCCGCTTCCTTCGCAGCCGTCTCCGAGCCCGCTGCCGCTGAAGACGGCGATTCCTCGTCCAGCCCTCCACGGACGGCAGCGGACGCATCGGCTGCTTGCTTGTCCCGATCCGGCATCAGCCCTTGACCCGCGAACAGCGTCAAGGTCATATACCCCAGCACCGCTCCCGTCGCGATCGCGCCGGCGATGGACAGCAGCACCTTCAGCCAGGACGGTCCCGGTCCTTCAGCCGTCCTCGCGGCGCGCTTCGCCCGGGCGGACTTGCCCGCAGCGCGGGCCGGACGCGCGGCGTCAGGCTCGATGACCGGCCCGGAAGGCCACGCTCCCGGCTCGTCGTATCCGATCTCGCTCCGGCCGGAGTAATCCTGGACAAGCCGCCCGGTCGACGGATGCGGAACTGCCCGCAGCCATTCCGAAGGCTGTTCCAGCCCGCCGGGCTCGTCCGCAGCCGCCGTCGGCTCCGCCCCGTTCCTGACCCGTTCCGGCTCCGTCGCTTCCGGCCCGGCTGCTCTTGCCTCGCCTTCATATGGAGCGCGGTCGAGCTCCGGCGCCGCCGCCTCGCCCGGCCATTGCGTCCAAGCCGGATCTTCGTCGGCCGCGTCCCCTTCCGCCGGTGCTGCCTCTATCTCGCCGGGAGCCAGCTCCAGCTCCCCGATCGGATTGTCTTGAAACGGACTGACCCAAGGCTCATAGGACTCCGCGAACGACATCGCGGACAGCTCCTCCATCCCCGCGGCCGCGCCTGGGCTGCCGGCGGAGCGGAGGCCGGGGCGCGGCTCGCTTCCGGCACGCGGCAGGCCGGACGCCGCGCGCCCCTCCTGCACGAGCCTGCCGCTGCCGTCCGGACGATACGTGACTCGTACCTTCGTCATGATCGTGTTGCTCCTCCCTGTGGTGGACTCTAGTCTACTCTATGAGACTAGCGGCTCGAATATGTCCGATTGGAAGAGAGCAAGCCAAGGCGCGCCTGCGGCAGCTGCCGGAATCGCACGCCCCGCAGACGCAAAAAAGCGAAGGGCAGCCGCCCTCCGCTTTCGTTACCTGCTAGGGAAGGACGCAAGTCCCTCCCCGCTAGCCTATTGCCCCGCCGGCTCGAACCGCTGGCGCAGCAGCCCGACGAGCGCGTCGCCGGACTTCCAGATGTCGCCGGCTCCCATCGTCAGGACGAGATCGCCCGGAGCGAGGCGCGCGGCCAGCTCGGCCTGCACCTCTTCCTTGGTCGGCAGGTAGGAGGTGTTCGCGTTGCTGTTCTTGACGATCAGCTCCACGAGGCGGCGCGAGTTGACGCCCTCGATCTCCTTCTCCCCGGCTGGCGAGTAGATGTCGGTGATGATGACCTCGTCCGCCTCCGCGAACGCGCGGCTGAACGGCTCCAGCAGGAAGAACGTGCGCGTGTAGCGCTGCGGCTGGAACACGGCGACGATGCGCTTGCCGGTCGCCTTGGCGGCGCTGATCGTCGCCTGGATCTCCGTCGGATGATGCGCATAGTCGTCGATGACGAGGATGTCGTTCACTTCGCCGAGCACCTGGAAGCGCCGCTTGGCGCCGATGAAGTCCTTGATCGCCGCAGCCGCGGCTCCGAACGGCACGCCCGCCTCCATGCACGTGATGAGCGTCGCGACCGCGTTGTAGACGTTGTGGCGGCCCGGCACGGACAGCTGCACGACGCCCAGCTCCTGGCCGCGCCGCGACAGCGTGAACGTCACCTTGCGGTCGCCGAGGACGAGGTTCGAGGCGCTGTACTCGGCGTCGGCGCTGTCGATGCCGAACGTGACGATGCGCTCCGCCGGCAGCGCGCCGGCCGCGCGCGGCAGCAGCTCGCGCACGATCGGATCGTCGATGCAGACGACGGCGCGGCCGTCTTCCTTGACTTGCGAGAGGAACTGCACGTACGCCGACTTGAGGTTCTCGAAGTCGCCGTCATAGTTTTCCAGATGGTCGGGCTCGATATTGGTCACGACGGCGATGGCGGGATGGTAGTGCAGGAAGGAGCCGTCGCTCTCGTCCGCCTCCGCCACGACGTATTCGCCCTTGCCGGCCTTGGCGTTCGTGCCGACATTGACGATCTCGCCGCCGATGATGTAGGTCGGATCCGCGCCGCAGCTCTCCATGACGAGCGCGATCATCGACGAGGTCGTCGTCTTGCCATGCGCCCCTGCTACGGCCACGCCCTTGCCGGCGTTCATGAGCCGGGCAAGCATCTGGCTGCGGTGCAGCACCGGAATGCCCAGCTCCTCGGCCGCCCGGCGCTCGACGTTGTCCTTGGACAGCGCCGTGCTGTAGACGACGAGATCGGCGCCGCGCACATGGCCGGCGTCATGCCCGATATGAATCTCCGCGCCTTTTTTGGCCAGCTTCTCGGTCAGCTCCGCCCGGGCGACGTCCGAGCCCGTCACTTTATAGCCCATTTCCAGCATGACGCGCGCGATCGCGCTCATGCCGTATCCGCCTATCCCGATAAAATGAACGTGTTCTGCTGTCGTCGTCATGACGGTCACCAACCTTTTTCAGAATCCGGCAGTCCGAGCACGGAGGCGCGGACATCGGCAATGAGATAGAGCGTGCCGGTGACGACGGGCAGGCCGCCGCCGGAGGCGGCGCGCTCCAGCCGCTCCAGCGCGTCCGGCCACCGGGGCTCGGCGATGATCTCGGGCGAGACGCCCAGCTCGCGGGCCAGCTCCCGCGCGACGTCCGCCAGCTCCTCGGCCGGCAGCGCCTTGCGGAAGGCCGGCTGCGTAACGACGAGTGTATCCGCTATAGGGAGTATATGCCGGAGCACTCCGCGGTGATTCTTGTTGCCCAGCA encodes:
- the mreC gene encoding rod shape-determining protein MreC translates to MFKHLRNRRLFVLMVSFILFIAVIGFSISSKAGLTAPEKFLRDTTGYVQQWFYKPAGYIAGLFQAVGDLRKVYEENDRLRMTAAAYARDKVEYNAIQQENERLQEKLKFTEEQKKIYDYTYLIAQVVAVSPDAYNRTMTINLGAREGIRERMAVISEKGMIGYVSKVSELTSTVMPITSLNSEESGISATVLGKQNQSFGILSGYNSETQRILMTKIAADDPIKKDDTVITSGLGNVFPRGMVIGTVESTQDSDIGLTRVASIKLSADFDHLSEVFVVQTSGMAQ
- a CDS encoding rod shape-determining protein, whose product is MFGVSKDLGIDLGTANTLVYVRGKGIAVREPSVVALRTDTKTIEAVGEHAKKMIGRTPGNIRAIRPMKDGVIADFETTATMIKYFIRQAQKQRSLFPRHPNVMVCVPSGITSVEKRAVEDATRQAGARDAYTIEEPFAAAIGADLPVWEPTGSMVVDIGGGTTEVAVISLGGIVTSRSVRIAGDEMDEAIIQYIKRLYNLMIGERTAEQLKMEIGSAMPLEQPVTMEIRGRDLVTGLPKTLSITSEEITEALADTISAIVDAVKITLEKCPPELSADIMDRGIVLTGGGALLRNLDKLLSRETGMPVIVAENPLDCVAIGTGRALENIHLFKTKGGSRSKR
- the radC gene encoding RadC family protein — its product is MSDSVSLKQWPEEERPRERMLQHGAEALSHAELLAILLRTGSSSETAVHLASRILQQSGSLRGLVDMGHGDLTRIKGIGPAKALQIRAGIELGRRLARSRREETIAVRRPEDAAEVLMEDLRYLQVEHFVCLFLNTKNHIVARETLSVGTLNASLVHPREVFRAAIRHGSASLICAHNHPSGDPTPSAEDRALTARLQEAGELVGIDVLDHIVIGDGRFISLKERGFM
- a CDS encoding Maf family protein, whose product is MNENNLPQRLVLASSSPRRRELAAALRLPIPLEVLATDADESVGPELRPHEIVAELALRKAMAAALRIEGSGGRALVLGGDTIVVLDGEVLGKPVDAEEARLTLRRLSGRVHEVYSGVALLATGGPVPAVATELPPAFPPAGAASALASDAVWGERQRFGGIGDYRVAAPGGPAIAACGYTRSKVRFRELGEAQIAAYVASGDPLDKAGSYGIQGLGSVLIEKIEGDFYSIMGLPLNLLYELLKSFGLDPLQLRDP
- a CDS encoding DUF4321 domain-containing protein, yielding MKKNGWTLLLFGALGLLAGALADRWLKEVPALAQLTRSAELNWRPAADLGVLRYELDLTLNFSVVSLVCLVLALLLYRKL
- a CDS encoding SPOR domain-containing protein, which codes for MTKVRVTYRPDGSGRLVQEGRAASGLPRAGSEPRPGLRSAGSPGAAAGMEELSAMSFAESYEPWVSPFQDNPIGELELAPGEIEAAPAEGDAADEDPAWTQWPGEAAAPELDRAPYEGEARAAGPEATEPERVRNGAEPTAAADEPGGLEQPSEWLRAVPHPSTGRLVQDYSGRSEIGYDEPGAWPSGPVIEPDAARPARAAGKSARAKRAARTAEGPGPSWLKVLLSIAGAIATGAVLGYMTLTLFAGQGLMPDRDKQAADASAAVRGGLDEESPSSAAAGSETAAKEAATVRSVAAGWPERTYQLLQYGVFSSKASAEAAAAELKKAGLASALRHDGDYRVYAGVAGSRAQAEQLAGGMTGTEVYLKGLKLPSVPELAFAGTADQLNAYDEGASGLIGDLAGQTAALLAGDAAKSDAASRADWTKRLDEWLKTAADAGPNWSGKPMQGSAGALADALRQAGAELKAYEGSPKAATLWAVQAQLTAAALAQLELREAALPG
- the murC gene encoding UDP-N-acetylmuramate--L-alanine ligase, giving the protein MTTTAEHVHFIGIGGYGMSAIARVMLEMGYKVTGSDVARAELTEKLAKKGAEIHIGHDAGHVRGADLVVYSTALSKDNVERRAAEELGIPVLHRSQMLARLMNAGKGVAVAGAHGKTTTSSMIALVMESCGADPTYIIGGEIVNVGTNAKAGKGEYVVAEADESDGSFLHYHPAIAVVTNIEPDHLENYDGDFENLKSAYVQFLSQVKEDGRAVVCIDDPIVRELLPRAAGALPAERIVTFGIDSADAEYSASNLVLGDRKVTFTLSRRGQELGVVQLSVPGRHNVYNAVATLITCMEAGVPFGAAAAAIKDFIGAKRRFQVLGEVNDILVIDDYAHHPTEIQATISAAKATGKRIVAVFQPQRYTRTFFLLEPFSRAFAEADEVIITDIYSPAGEKEIEGVNSRRLVELIVKNSNANTSYLPTKEEVQAELAARLAPGDLVLTMGAGDIWKSGDALVGLLRQRFEPAGQ